Genomic segment of Corynebacterium appendicis CIP 107643:
CGACGGTCACGGGTGAGGAGATGTACTCGCCGATCTTCGCCGAGTTGAGGTTCGTCACCGTGTTGAGGGTCTCCGAGTCGGAGGTGGCCAGGAGAGCGTTGATGTCGGCCTGGGCGGAGCGAACGCCGTCGGCAAGCGTGCCGAGATTGCCCGAGACCTCGTCGAGGATGCCGAGGCTGGCCGCAAGCTGGTTGTCCACCCCGGCGAGGAGGGAGGTTGTCTCCTCACGCAGGGCACGCTGGCTGCTCAGCGCGCCGCGCACGGAGGCAACGCTGCCGGAGGCCTGGGCGAGCGAGGCGTTGATCGCGGGCACGGACTCGCCGAGCTGCGTGCTTGCGGCGCGCGCCGCAGCGTTGGAGTCGGCGGTCGCGGCCTCGAGGGAGTCGCCGAGCTCGCCTATCGACGCCAACGCAGCGCCCGTGCGGCGGTCCACGTTGTTCAGGCCGTCGAGGATGGTGCGGGAGGCGGCGGTGCGCTCCTCCAGCGCGCCGGCCGCGGCGTCGAGCTGAGCGCGGACCTCGGGCGACAGGGCCGCCCCGGCCGACAGGGCGCGCAGCTGCGCGGCGGCGGACTCGCCCTGCTTGACCACGCCGTCGACCTCGCCGACGGCGGAGCGCACCCGCCCCTGGGCGGTGCCGAGCTGGTCCGTCGCCCCCGCGATGGAGGCGTTGGCGGAGGCGGCGCCGAGGCTGAGCGCGTTGGTGGACTCGACGAGCGCGGTGGAGGTGTCCGCGCTGAACTCGGCGGAGGACTTCTGGAGCTCGGCGATGATCCCTTCGACCTCCTCGAGGGAGGAGTCCACGGACCCGAGGGTGTCGTCGACGGAGCCGACGAGGGTGTTCAGCTCGGCGACGACCGGGCGCGCCCCGCTGATGCTCTGGTTCATCGTGTCCACCCGCCCCTGGGCGGCGTCGAGGTCGGCGGCGACCTGGGCGAAGCTCCCGGAGGTCTTGCCGCGGGCCTCCTCGGCGCCGTCGCGGAGGGTGTAGCCCGTGCTACGCAGCTCGGTCGCCGCAGCCTCGCCGACCTTCTTCTTAAAGGCCTCGGACACGGCTGCGTCGACAGCGGAGGCGCCCGCGTCGGTGATCGAGGGGGCGACGCCGTTGCTCTTCTCGTTGACGTAGTACTCCAGCACCGGCTGCGTGTAGGTGCCGCTGACCAGGCTCAGCAGGTCCTCGCTGAATTCGGGCGGGATGAGGAACATGGCGTAGTAGTCGCCGCGCATGAGCCCGTCGCGGGCCTCGTCCTCGGGGAGGAACACCCACCCGATCTTGTCGTTGCCCTTGAGCTGCTCGGTGATCTGCTCGCCGATGTCAACCTCGCCGACGCGCTCGGCGGAGGCACCGCGGTCGTTGTTGACCACCGCAATGCGGATGTTCTGGGTGTGGGCGTAGGGGTCCCAGAAGGCGTTGATGTTGAACCACGCGTAGAGCGCGGGGGTGATAAGCACGCCGACGATGATGATGAAGGCCCGGGGAACGCGCAACAGGCGACGAATGTCCCGTTCAAGAATCTGCCCGCTTTTTCTCACGTGGCGAGCGTACCCTCAAATGGAGCGTTAGTGAAACGCTCCGCGGCGGCCCCGCTGGCCCGGAACGCATAAGCTGGCGTTCATGCTTTTCGAATCATCCCCCGGCCTGCTCGCCGCT
This window contains:
- a CDS encoding YhgE/Pip domain-containing protein; translated protein: MRKSGQILERDIRRLLRVPRAFIIIVGVLITPALYAWFNINAFWDPYAHTQNIRIAVVNNDRGASAERVGEVDIGEQITEQLKGNDKIGWVFLPEDEARDGLMRGDYYAMFLIPPEFSEDLLSLVSGTYTQPVLEYYVNEKSNGVAPSITDAGASAVDAAVSEAFKKKVGEAAATELRSTGYTLRDGAEEARGKTSGSFAQVAADLDAAQGRVDTMNQSISGARPVVAELNTLVGSVDDTLGSVDSSLEEVEGIIAELQKSSAEFSADTSTALVESTNALSLGAASANASIAGATDQLGTAQGRVRSAVGEVDGVVKQGESAAAQLRALSAGAALSPEVRAQLDAAAGALEERTAASRTILDGLNNVDRRTGAALASIGELGDSLEAATADSNAAARAASTQLGESVPAINASLAQASGSVASVRGALSSQRALREETTSLLAGVDNQLAASLGILDEVSGNLGTLADGVRSAQADINALLATSDSETLNTVTNLNSAKIGEYISSPVTVEQQAVFPTENYGSSMASFFTNLALWIGAFVLTIIFRVEVDTEGFRRLTVSQAYLGRFLLFATLSVLQAVVVTLGNVAFGVQMQSVTAFLATAIAIGVAYTGIIYSIVSALGHIGRGIAVFLVVIQIPGASGLYPIELMPDFFRRIYPFLPFRYGIDAMRETIAGFYGHHYLRFLATLLAMSAAAFALGWLFRLTSSHANLLFNRQLARTNLITNEKVEVMGSPYRASDIMAALSDRDEFRGGVEKRARMLRENYRTLIFGGIGAGVVGIAIITLLTMLLPTDKTIMLAIVVAWSLLVILYLGAVEYFTQSLVDAEQVSRLGEAELRDAVIHRHDSAGTSVTIGPADAESEDTK